A segment of the Bacteroidota bacterium genome:
TCCTATATCGGTTTTCTCAACACGGGCGTGCTGCGCGAAGGTAACGCGCGCGATGCGGATGTGAGCAGCGTGCAGTTCCGCGCGGGCGACAAAAAAAATAAATATGCGATAGAAGGTTTTGGTGACATGAGCAATATTTTTATTTCCGGAAATTCTGCCAGCACCGGTTATCGTTACAACATCACGGCCGGAAAAGTTTCCGGAAAATATACAGCAATGGCGCGTTACAAAGTAGTATCCGATAAATTCGATCCGAATGATCTGGGTTACCTTGATCGTAACAACGTGGTTGATTACGGAATTTCGCAGTCGTATAATATTTTCAAACCATTCGGGCATTTTATTTTCATGCTGAATAATGTGGATCTTGATCTCGGCAGTCTATTCATTCCGCGCCATTATACTTTTTTTACTATAACCGGAAAACACATTTTTACTTTCCGGAATTGGTTTACATGCGGTGTGAACTGGCTGGCTGATCCAATAATTTCCTACGATTATTTTGAAACGCGTGTGCCGGGACGTTATCTCATTTATCCGAAAAATTATCAGCTCGGTGGATTTATCTCTTCCGATTACCGGAAAAAATTTGCGCTTGATGGCGGTATCAATTACCGCATATTTTTAGAACGGAATCGCACGATCTTCAATTACAATCTTGCGCCACGCTGGAGAGTGAACGATAAATTATTCATTGTTTACAAGTGGGAACAGGAACTGAAGCATGACAACGTTGGTTACGTGGCTTATCGTAACGATTCACTTTTTTTCGGTGTGCGCGATCTGAACACGATAACGAACACGGTGACGCTGAATTATATTTTCACCAATAAAATGGGACTGACCTTGCGTGTGCGTCATTATTGGTCGCAGGCCGATTACAAATCTTATTTTTTACTGAACGATGCGGGAAAAGTGGAAGACGCTTATTACAATGGAAATTCCGATGTAAGTTTCAATGCATTCAACATCGACATGATCTTTACGTGGCAATTTCTTCCCGGTAGCGAGGTAAGCGTGGTGTGGAAGAATGCGATACTTACACAGGATAATTTACTAAAGGCAAATTATATTGAGGACTCAAAATATATTTTCAATTCGCCGCAGAATAATTCTTTCTCGGCAAAAGTGATCTGGTACATTGATGCCGGAAAGTGGTTTGCAAAAGATTCTTCTTTCCGGAGAAGAGATCAGAAATTTTGATTTAGGGGGGAAAGTTGTAAATTAGATTCTGAAATTGTTTATCAAAAACCCTCCTCATGAAAAAAATATTATCAATTCTCCTGATGCTTGTCGCGGCAAAATTGTGTGCGCAGGATACGATCGTGAAAAAAAACGGAGATAGGATCAATGCAAATATTATTGAGGTGAGCGAGACCGCTGTGAAATATTACAGAACGGGAATGCCCGATAGCCCGGTTTTCATTCTTAAAACAGCGGAGATATCGAGGATTATTTACCGGAATGGAGATGTAGAGAATCTCGACAATGCTACTATCGGAAATTCGACGGAATTCAACGGGATTAAACACCGGAATAATGCGTCGTTCAATGCGCTTGATCTGACCCTCGGAATTATTACTTTCAATTATGAATTCAATATCATTCGGGATAAGTTCTCCGTTATGATCCCGCTTTCGAGTGGTATATATACGATTACGCAGCAGATTCCAGAAAATAAAGATTATGAACTTTATTATAACAAGCATAAAAGTTTTTCTACCGGGTTAAATTTTCTTTTTTATCCTTATGGTCAGAACAGGATATTCAATTATTACTGCGGATTATCTGTTCAGTATGGAGGAGTGCTTTACCACGAAGCGGTTTATTCAGGTGGAGGTTACTATAATTACAACTATTATTTTGTGAATTACGTGAATTACGAAGAGTATTTCTTAGAATCTGGCCTTGTAAACGGGGTTCTTATCAATATAAACGAGCGTATGTGTTTTTCCACGTCAGTTACTTTCGGAATAAAATATATTACTGATGAAAAAAGTACTGACTACTCTATGGTACAAGCAGGAATAAATATCGGTTATCGTCTTGGTAAATCTCCTTATCATTCACAACCGGAGAAAAACTAATTATTACCAGGGCTGAACAAGAGAGTTCAGTTCCCTAAATTATTCATCATCTGAATTTTTATTCTCTTCCGCAATTCTTCCTCCGAAAACGTGGTGTGAATTTCCACTCTCTTTGGTTCTCCGGGCAAAACATCAAAACCATTATTGTCAATCACGATTGCAGAAGAATCAAAAGTGAGATAAACATTTTTAGCTACGGAGTTGGCAGTGAATTCCAAATATTGTTTTCCGTTTTCTGTTTTCAGCGCCCATGCCAGGCCCGGATCTTTTGCAAGGCGAAGGCTTTTGTCTGCGGCAACAAAATAAATTGCGGAACAGATCGTATCCGTATTATTCCTGCAGGTAACCTCGAGATAAGCATTGGACAGATCGAGTTTAGCAGTAAGATAACTCATGGGATAATACTTGACCTGCTTGCTGCTGTGGTTAATGAATTCCTCCTGCCACTCTTCCGGCTGCTCAAGTAATTTTCCATCCAGCGATTTCCATTCGCAGCGGATCATGGTTGCTTTATCTTCTTCCTCATCGCTCACCATATTTACGCAGAGTGAATCTCCTTTTTTGCAGATGATCACGCTTTCCGGCGCATACAATTCTTTCAACTTGTAATCAATAATTTTTTTCTCCCCATAATAATCTATCGAAGACCACGTGATTCCCGGCCAGCAATCATTGTATTGCCAGAATAAAGTTCCCATGCAATAAGGCAGGACCGCACGATGATCATTTATTGCACGCGTCATCGCATCGGCCTGCATGACCTGCGAAACATAAATATAATCTTCAAAATTTTTGGGAACAGGATAAGCAAGCTGCATGTACCAATCGATAGTTGCAGCGCCTTTTTCATTTTTCTGGTGAGCGCAGGTATCGAATTCATTTTCTAAATAGTTTTTTCCGCCGTTGAATAATTTGAAAGTAGAAAGTGCCGGCATTCCCTGGAATCCGTATTCGGTCATGAATCTTCCTACGTGCGAATCGTAAGCGGAAAATGGTTTCATTCCCCACCACACGCCCCAGTAATGCACGTCTCCTTTTTTGTATGCTTCATCATGTCCCCAGCCGAATTCAGGAGAACCGGGGAGGTAAGGAAAATTATCCGAGGTCTCGCGGCCGAGCATCACCTTAAGCAAACCGATTGAGTCATTGAAAAGTTCCCTGTAATTTTTTTCAATCGTCTTTTTTTCCGCAGAAGTAAAATCTTTTTGCCAGTCCCAGTTCATCCACCCTTCCATGTTTTCATTATTGCCGCACCACAAAGAAAGACAAGGGTGATTTGCGAGCCGCGAAATATTATCGGCCGCTTCATCTCTCACTACGTTGTAAAAGTGAAGTGAGCCCGGATACATGCCGCACGCAAATGGAAAATCCTGCCACACCATGATGCCCAGTGAATCGCACAGATCATAAAATACATCCTGCTCATAAATTCCTCCGCCCCAAACGCGCAGCATATTCATGTTTGAATTTTTTGCGGTTTTCAGCAGGTAAGAATATTTTGTTCTCGTTACGCGTGGAATAAAATTATCGCAGGGGATCCAGTTCGCTCCCTTGATGAAAATGGGAACACCATTGAGCAGAAAACGGAAATCATCCTGGAAATTTTCATTCTTCGTAACAAGTTCAATTGTGCGTACGCCGAATGTTTCATTGTATTCATCTTCGTGTTTTCCCGAAGTAAGTTTGATCTTCATTTTATACATTTTCGGTTTTCCTTTTCCGTTGCACCACCACAAACGCGGATGATGAATTGTGAAATGGCCTTCAATGATGGTTCTTCCGGAAACCAGTTCATCAATAATTTCATTGGTTTCATACGTTGTCGAATCATCTGCGATCGATAATGAGAATCTGTTGTTTCTGAATTTTTCGAGGACAATAGAATATTTTATGGACGCCGAATCGCCGTCGATCCAGTCAGTGGAGAAATCTGCATCGCGGATAAAATTATGCGACCAGCCAAGCAGTTTCACATTTTTCCAGATGCCGCAGGTTACTAATCGTGGGCCGAAATCCCATCCAAACTGGTACTGTGCTTTTCGTATGTACACGCGGTCGCCTCCTGGAAGATGATCAACATCAGAAAGCGATTTGTTTTTTGCGATGAGTTCAGAAGCGGGATGAAAAATAATTTTCAGGATATTATTTTTCTTTTTCAAAATGTGATTTACATTTTTGGAATAGGACAAAAACATATCCTCGGCGGTGAAGAGCAATGAATCGTTAAGATAAACATCAGCATACGTATCGAGCCCTTCGAAATCGAGTTCTTTGTTTTTCTGTTTCCACAATTCTTTATCGCAATCAAAAGCGGTTTTGTATTCCCATGTTTTTGTTTCCACCCATTGCACTTTATTTTCATTGTCGCCGATGAAAGGATCGGGAATTTTTCCATTGGCAAGAAGATCGGTGTGAACAGTGCCGGGAACTGTCGCGGGCATCCAGTTGTTTTTTTGTGCTTCGGAAAATTTCCAGTTGGAGTTGAGCGATTGGGTGGTGCATTGAGCGAAGATGGTTGCAGAATAGAAAAAAAATAAATTAACCGCTAAGGCGCTGAGGCGCAAAGAAAATTTCTGAGAACTTCGTCTCTCTCTGTTCAAATAAGAAATCAGTTTCATCCCAACGCACGTTTTAATCCGGCAATGATATTTCTATCGGGCAACACATCTTTTCCAAAGTCAAACGGAATTCCATTACTTGAAATTGCTTTTGCGGAAGAATGAAATTCGCTGCATCCTGTTTCTTCTGCAATTTGTCTTGCGTTTTCTGCATTGATTCCACCTCCCGGCATGAGAATTATTTTTTCTTCAGAAAATAAATTCAGTTCTGCAATTATTCCCGCTCCTTCGAGTGCATTTATTTTTCCGCCTGAAGTGAGTACGCGCTGAATTCCGCATTGAATTAAAATTTCAAGCGCTTCTTTTTTATTTTCTGCGAGATCGAACGCACGGTGAAATGTTATTTCCATTGCGGAAGCAGTTTCTTTCAAGCGCTGAATATTTTCTTCTGCAATTTTATTTTCTCCGATGAGGCAACCGAAGACAACTCCTGAAGCACCGAGTTCTTTGCAAAGCGCAATATCATTCGACATCGTTTGAATTTCTATCGGGGAATAAATGAAATTTCCCCCGCGCGGGCGTATCATCACGTGTACCGGCACGCCTGCAAACTTGCACACGTGCGCGATGGTTCCGAAAGATGGAGTGAGTCCGCCTTCGAGGTAACTGCTGCAGAGTTCAACGCGGTCGGCGCCCGCATCTGCTGCGATCATTGCTCCTTCGACGCTGAAGACTGCTATTTCCAATATTTTTTTCAATGAACTTCTATTTCTGAAACGAATAACCATGCTGCCATTCCTTCGCCGGGATTTCCGGGAGGAATTTTCAGTTGAGGATAAACGATAATGTGAATGAATCTTGCCTTGGCGTAATTCATCTCGTTATTATCATTTGGGTCAACCACCGTTATTACATTACTCCATCCGTGTGTATTCTGCTTATCTCCGCCTTCTGATTCAAGATGGCCCCATAACGGAAGATTGGCTGGAGAATAATTTTTACCGTCTGTAGAAATTTCAATTTGATATTTGACCGGGGCATGGATCCAACTTCCATGATCAACAAGATAATCGAAACCGATTTCCGAAATAGAATCTTCTGTTTTTCCAAGATCAATGATGAGATCAAGTGTATCTTTTAAAAATCCCAGCCATTCATTTCCTCTCCACGGATTCGTTTGTCCTTCTATTCCATCAATGAGTGAAAATGCTCCGCCTGTATTGTAACTTTTGTTCGGCGGCTTGCGGAGTGAAATTGGTTTTCCTGTTGCAAGATTGTAATTGAAAACCCAGGTGTTTTCATTCCCCAATTGTTTTCCATCGATAAAAAGTGCAGCGTGTACGGTCAGTGGTTTGTTGATCGTTATCGGAAAATCATAAACGTAATGTCGTGCAGAATCTCCTTCATTGAACCAATACATGATCTTCGCATTTTTTTTGTTCGTGTTCAACCCGAGTGAAATTCCACTGAATGAATTGGAAGTGATCTTTGCCTGTAGATCGAAAATACTTTTTGCATAATTGATATTCAGTTTGTCGAGCAAATGAAAATGCTGAATGACCCGTTCTTCGAAATGAGAATAATTTTTTTCCTGGGGAATGGTCCACGCCACTTCCGCGAGTGCGCATATACGCGGGAACACCATGTACTGCACGTACGGCCACGTGCCTATGTATTCCGTCCAGACATTTGCCTGCACACCCATGATGTATTTTTTTTCATCTGCATTCAATGAAGCGGGAACAGGATCGTAACTGTAAACTTTGTCGAGCGGAAGATACCCGCCGATCGCAAGTGGTTCATTGTTATTCTGCGATTGATAATGATCGAAGTAACACCATCCGCCGGGCGACATCACCACATTATGTTTTGCTTTTGCTGCAGCAATTCCTCCGTCTTCACCACGCCACGACATTACTGCGGCGCCATCGGCCAATCCGCCTTCGAGAATTTCATCCCAGCCAATTGCATTCTTGTGATACTTCTGAAGAATGGCAACCACTTTTTTCGTGAACCAGCTCTGCAATTCATTTTCATCTTTCAGTTTATTATCTGCAATTAATTTCTGGCAATACGGATCGGCTTTCCATCTTGCTTTCGGGCATTCATCGCCACCAATGTGAATGTATTGCCCGGGAAATAATTCGCTCACTTCCTTCACCACTTCATCAATGAACTCAAATGTTTTTTCATTCGGGCACATCACATCATCAAACACGCCCCACGTTTTTGAAACTTCGAAGGGCCCGCCGGTGCAACTCAATTCAGGATATGCTGCAAGAGCCGCAAGCGAATGCCCGGGCATTTCAATTTCGGGAACGATGGTAATGTGAAGTGACTGCGCATATTTTACAATTTCCCGAATATCATCCTGCGTGTAAAATCCACCGTAGTGTAGGGTGTCGTACTGTGGAGGGTCGTTCGCGCCTTCGTGGCCAATGAGTGTTCCGCTTCTCCACGCGCCAACAGAAGTAAGTTCCGGATATTTTTTTATTTCAATTCTCCAGCCCTGGTCGTCGGTGAGATGCCAGTGAAAAACATTCAGCTTGTACATGGCCATCCAGCGTAAATATTCTTTTATTTTTTCTTTATCGTAAAAATGCCGCGACACATCGAGATGCATTCCTCTCCAGGGGAAACGCGGTTGATCGACGATGGAACACGATGGAATGTGATAGCCAACGGGGCCAAGATCAGTATTCGGATTCAGGATCAATTGAAACAAACTCTGCAGCGCATAAAAAATTCCTGCATGTCCGCCGTAAATATTTATTTCATTACGATTGATAAAAAGATCATAACCTTCATCGGGAATGTCGGTGCTGTCTTCGGAAATATAAATGAAACCGGAAGAAACTTTTTTATTCGAATACTTCAGATCGACGCCATAAATATTTTTTACTTCATCGCGGAAAGCATCGATCTCGTTGCGATAGAATTTATTGTCGGTAACGATAACGGTTGAATTGGACAAAGAAAATTCTCCGTTGAAAGGTAAAAGTGTATAAGGCCGTGGAATAACGGGATAACGATCGGCATCGTATTGCGCGAAAAGAGAGGTGGAGCAAAAAACGAAAATGAAAAGCGGGAATAATTTTCTCACGAACTAAAGTTAATTCTTTACCGAATTAAACAGTGATAATCTATGAAAATCAGTGGCAAATTATTCTCCTGCAAAAACCGGCCTATTTCTATGTTGACAAAAATCGCCACGGATTACATTGATTTTCACAGATTGATTTTTCCAATACAAGGAACATAACCAACATAACCAACACCAGCAACGTAACGAACCCAACAAACCAATCACACCTCTTCAAACGGCTCCACGATCAACCCTTCCATGGCAGGACTGAGTTCTATTTTCCCGGTAGAAAAATTCAGCAGCACGGCATCATTGCGATACATATTTTCTCCATCGTCCACCAATTCTATTTTAACGAGTTTTTTTCCAATGGCAGGTTTCCATAATTCATCAGGAGAAAAATCTTCGGAACGCTGATCGATCTGTCCGCCATAATCTTTTAGCAGAAGAAATTTTGTTTTCTCAGCATCGAAATCTTCCAATAAAAAAATTCCGGGATCATCATCCTGTGTTCCTGAAAAAACAAGACGCGTTCTGTCGGAAAAAATAAGTTCCAGTTTATCGAGGAATTCAAAAATATCGCCGGGTTTTGTTTTATTCTGCCAGAAATGATAATGAACGGCCGAGAGCGTTTTGCCTTCACTCTTTTTCAACGTTATTAATTCTTCAGGAGAAAAATACTCAGCCATAATGCGAAGGTAATGAGTAATGAGTTATGGGTTGGGAGTACGGAGTATGGAGTAAGGGCTACGGAGCAGTTCTTAAAACAATGAGTTTTAAAACCCGAAAGCCATTACTGAATAAATCCCATCTTCTTCGCAATGTCTTTCGGGAGCGCAGCTTTATTGATAAGGATGCTTGTCGTTTTAAATTCGAAGTAAGCTTCCGATGCATAAAAATATCCGGAGAGATCGTTATTCTCGGCGCCCCAGGAATTTTTTACGATGTAATATTTTTTCCCGGTCTGGTCTTTCACCATTCCGGAAATCTGCATTCCATGATCGTCCTGCGTGCTTAAATTATCGAACGCATCCTGGCGCATTTGCTGTGTGATCACTTTGTCTTTGCAGGGTTTCAGAAAAATAGAATCTTTTTCTTCTTTCGGGATTTTATCCCAATCTGTTTCAGGAACAATAGCGAGCCCGCTGCGATACGCGAAAAAATTCTCACTCACATCAGCGCCCCACGCCACCGTGAATCCATTCATCACAGCATTCGTTGCCACTGCATTCATTTCTTCCATCGGAATATTATAAAGCATTCCCCAACTCCAGTTATCGGGAATCTCCAATGGAAATTGCGAATAAAAAGGATGATGCGTAAAAGAAGTGATCGCCACATAATCGGATGGTTTGAATCCGAGAAAAGTGGCATAGGAATTCGGAGTGTATGTTTTTCCGTCGACCACAAAATTCGCAGGAGGTGCTCCGAGGTACGCATCGAGTGCGGCCGTGAAAGCAGCCAGCCAGTTCGGAGAAAGTTTTCCTTCGCTCAGTTTCAGTTGTGCATCGAGAATTGCCTTGAGCACATCATCCATTTCTCCGTGGCGGATCTTGTCTTCTCCATTTGGCAAACCGGAATAAACAGACTGCGGAACAATTCCATAAGTTGCAGAAAGATTGATCACATCATGTGGTTCTCCTCCCGGGCCGAAATTTGTTTTGCCCATCATGCGCATATATTTTTTTGCTTTTTCGATGTATCCTGCGCGCACGATCCACATTTCAGAAATATCGATGTTGCCTTTTCCCATTCGCATGAATTCCGATTCGAGAAATGATTCGGTGGAAAAACACCAGCAGGTGCCGGAGTGAAACTGATCTTTAACGCTTGTGCATTTTTCTTCGGCCACTTTTGTAAAGCGAAGTTTGCTTCCTTTTTTATTCGTGGCAGCACTGTCCTGTGCGAAGGAAGAAAAATAAAAGAGTGTTGCGGGAACGAGAAGAAGAGTTTTCAGAATATTTTTCATGAGTGAAGAATTGGTAAAAGCGTACCGAAGATAAGAAAGGTTTGGCAGCAGAAAATTACGCGGTTAAGAGCGGTTATTAGTATTGACCGGCGGTATTACTTTCGGTTTACAGTTTACGGTTTGAATTTTTTCTTAATGATGAATTATCAGAACCGAAAACATTTATTTCACTCCCAATTTCCTTTTCACATCTGCGCGCATGTAGGGAGCAATTTTTTCCCAGGGAATAAAGATCATCAACGCTTCCTGGTTGTGCGTAAATCCGGGCGGATACAATTCAATTCCTTTTTCACAAATGAGAAAACTGCTTTGCAGGATCTTCGGGAACATATACGGATTGGTGCATTCTCCTTTTACATCAAGATTATTCTGCAGGTAATCCATCACGGTTTGAATAATGAAATTTTTCCATTCTGTTCCCGTGAAAAGCGAATCGAGCAATAGTGGATGAGGCCCGTCGCTGAACAACATGGTGTTGAACATGAAATCGCATTCGGGAAGGTGGTCATGGAAGAAAGGTGGATAGGAATAATTACTTCGTGCTACAGAGATCACAGAATCGGTGCAGTATCGGACAAAATGTGCATGCGAGGAATATTCGTAATCAGGCATCCAGTTGTAGAAGAAATAAACTTTTTTAAAATTTTTCTCGCAGAATTCGCATTTGTAATAACTGTAATTAAGAGTGGTGTCCTGGTGAAATCTTTTCGGAAAAAGAATGGAATCATAAAGTACAGCGTGCGTCCATGCGGGAAGAGAGTCGTACGTCATTCCGCTGAAATAATCAATGGCAGGAAGGTGCTGATCCGTGATAAATTTGTTTGAATAAAGATCGGTGGTAAAATTTCCGGAAGCCCGGCGGAGCACCTCGTTGTAAGCGAGTGAATCGGGAATGATCATTCCCACTGTAGCATCGAAAGTAAAATGCGATTTTTCATTATAGAAAACAAAATAATGGAGATTGGCCGCTTTATCTCCTCCTTTACGCGCGTACGCGTGATAATCGGCCATGCCCATCGCTTTCCACATTGTATCGGTAAGGAATTTTCCGTTTTTGTCAATGAGCCCGATATTTCCTGTGCATGTTTTCACGGCAAAATAATTTCCATCGTCATCAAGTTCGTGAATCCGGTTGAATCCGCCCGTTACAAATTTTTTCTGCGTTGCATTGAAAACCCTTTCACCGTCGGGCATTATGCACAGTG
Coding sequences within it:
- a CDS encoding aminopeptidase; this translates as MKNILKTLLLVPATLFYFSSFAQDSAATNKKGSKLRFTKVAEEKCTSVKDQFHSGTCWCFSTESFLESEFMRMGKGNIDISEMWIVRAGYIEKAKKYMRMMGKTNFGPGGEPHDVINLSATYGIVPQSVYSGLPNGEDKIRHGEMDDVLKAILDAQLKLSEGKLSPNWLAAFTAALDAYLGAPPANFVVDGKTYTPNSYATFLGFKPSDYVAITSFTHHPFYSQFPLEIPDNWSWGMLYNIPMEEMNAVATNAVMNGFTVAWGADVSENFFAYRSGLAIVPETDWDKIPKEEKDSIFLKPCKDKVITQQMRQDAFDNLSTQDDHGMQISGMVKDQTGKKYYIVKNSWGAENNDLSGYFYASEAYFEFKTTSILINKAALPKDIAKKMGFIQ
- a CDS encoding copper homeostasis protein CutC; this translates as MKKILEIAVFSVEGAMIAADAGADRVELCSSYLEGGLTPSFGTIAHVCKFAGVPVHVMIRPRGGNFIYSPIEIQTMSNDIALCKELGASGVVFGCLIGENKIAEENIQRLKETASAMEITFHRAFDLAENKKEALEILIQCGIQRVLTSGGKINALEGAGIIAELNLFSEEKIILMPGGGINAENARQIAEETGCSEFHSSAKAISSNGIPFDFGKDVLPDRNIIAGLKRALG
- a CDS encoding beta-N-acetylhexosaminidase; its protein translation is MRKLFPLFIFVFCSTSLFAQYDADRYPVIPRPYTLLPFNGEFSLSNSTVIVTDNKFYRNEIDAFRDEVKNIYGVDLKYSNKKVSSGFIYISEDSTDIPDEGYDLFINRNEINIYGGHAGIFYALQSLFQLILNPNTDLGPVGYHIPSCSIVDQPRFPWRGMHLDVSRHFYDKEKIKEYLRWMAMYKLNVFHWHLTDDQGWRIEIKKYPELTSVGAWRSGTLIGHEGANDPPQYDTLHYGGFYTQDDIREIVKYAQSLHITIVPEIEMPGHSLAALAAYPELSCTGGPFEVSKTWGVFDDVMCPNEKTFEFIDEVVKEVSELFPGQYIHIGGDECPKARWKADPYCQKLIADNKLKDENELQSWFTKKVVAILQKYHKNAIGWDEILEGGLADGAAVMSWRGEDGGIAAAKAKHNVVMSPGGWCYFDHYQSQNNNEPLAIGGYLPLDKVYSYDPVPASLNADEKKYIMGVQANVWTEYIGTWPYVQYMVFPRICALAEVAWTIPQEKNYSHFEERVIQHFHLLDKLNINYAKSIFDLQAKITSNSFSGISLGLNTNKKNAKIMYWFNEGDSARHYVYDFPITINKPLTVHAALFIDGKQLGNENTWVFNYNLATGKPISLRKPPNKSYNTGGAFSLIDGIEGQTNPWRGNEWLGFLKDTLDLIIDLGKTEDSISEIGFDYLVDHGSWIHAPVKYQIEISTDGKNYSPANLPLWGHLESEGGDKQNTHGWSNVITVVDPNDNNEMNYAKARFIHIIVYPQLKIPPGNPGEGMAAWLFVSEIEVH
- a CDS encoding glycoside hydrolase family 2 protein, with amino-acid sequence MRLSALAVNLFFFYSATIFAQCTTQSLNSNWKFSEAQKNNWMPATVPGTVHTDLLANGKIPDPFIGDNENKVQWVETKTWEYKTAFDCDKELWKQKNKELDFEGLDTYADVYLNDSLLFTAEDMFLSYSKNVNHILKKKNNILKIIFHPASELIAKNKSLSDVDHLPGGDRVYIRKAQYQFGWDFGPRLVTCGIWKNVKLLGWSHNFIRDADFSTDWIDGDSASIKYSIVLEKFRNNRFSLSIADDSTTYETNEIIDELVSGRTIIEGHFTIHHPRLWWCNGKGKPKMYKMKIKLTSGKHEDEYNETFGVRTIELVTKNENFQDDFRFLLNGVPIFIKGANWIPCDNFIPRVTRTKYSYLLKTAKNSNMNMLRVWGGGIYEQDVFYDLCDSLGIMVWQDFPFACGMYPGSLHFYNVVRDEAADNISRLANHPCLSLWCGNNENMEGWMNWDWQKDFTSAEKKTIEKNYRELFNDSIGLLKVMLGRETSDNFPYLPGSPEFGWGHDEAYKKGDVHYWGVWWGMKPFSAYDSHVGRFMTEYGFQGMPALSTFKLFNGGKNYLENEFDTCAHQKNEKGAATIDWYMQLAYPVPKNFEDYIYVSQVMQADAMTRAINDHRAVLPYCMGTLFWQYNDCWPGITWSSIDYYGEKKIIDYKLKELYAPESVIICKKGDSLCVNMVSDEEEDKATMIRCEWKSLDGKLLEQPEEWQEEFINHSSKQVKYYPMSYLTAKLDLSNAYLEVTCRNNTDTICSAIYFVAADKSLRLAKDPGLAWALKTENGKQYLEFTANSVAKNVYLTFDSSAIVIDNNGFDVLPGEPKRVEIHTTFSEEELRKRIKIQMMNNLGN